A part of Odontesthes bonariensis isolate fOdoBon6 chromosome 23, fOdoBon6.hap1, whole genome shotgun sequence genomic DNA contains:
- the LOC142374382 gene encoding rho-related GTP-binding protein RhoN-like, translating to MESKGLLRCKIVVVGDAQCGKTALLQVFAKDSYPENYVPTVFENYTASFEIDKQRIELNMWDTSGAAYYDNVRPLAYPDSDAVLICFDISRPETLDSVLKKWQGETQEFCPNAKVVLVGCKLDMRTDLSVMRELSKHRLIPVTHEQGSNLARQIGAVAYAECTSKYSENSVRDVFHVTTLASVSNIQRPQLKRAGSRRGLKRISQQPPRTEIHEHPPAIRKDRAKSCVLM from the exons ATGGAGAGCAAGGGATTACTCCGCTGTAAGATTGTGGTTGTCGGTGATGCACAATGTGGAAAGACGGCTCTCCTTCAGGTTTTTGCCAAAGACTCGTACCCAGAG AATTACGTTCCTACGGTGTTTGAGAATTACACTGCCAGCTTCGAGATTGACAAGCAGAGGATCGAGCTCAACATGTGGGACACTTCAG GTGCAGCCTACTATGACAACGTGCGGCCGTTGGCTTATCCCGACTCGGATGCAGTGCTCATCTGCTTCGACATCAGCCGTCCGGAGACTCTGGACAGCGTGCTGAAAAAG TGGCAAGGGGAGACGCAAGAGTTCTGTCCTAATGCCAAAGTGGTGCTGGTCGGCTGCAAGTTGGACATGAGGACGGACCTCAGCGTCATGAGAGAGCTTTCCAAGCACAGACTCATTCCTGTCACCCACGAGCAG GGCTCTAATTTGGCGAGGCAGATTGGTGCTGTGGCCTATGCAGAGTGCACCTCAAAGTACTCGGAGAACAGCGTCCGTGATGTATTCCACGTCACCACCCTGGCGTCTGTGTCCAACATTCAACGGCCTCAGCTCAAACGTGCTGGCTCACGTCGTGGCCTCAAGCGGATCTCGCAGCAACCTCCCCGGACTGAGATTCATGAGCACCCGCCTGCCATTAGAAAGGACCGAGCTAAAAGCTGTGTGCTCATGTAG